From the genome of Nomia melanderi isolate GNS246 chromosome 14, iyNomMela1, whole genome shotgun sequence, one region includes:
- the LOC116428996 gene encoding rho guanine nucleotide exchange factor 39: MDSPVSPQTPLSFELKAIINNRNVLSMRSRMRVLNSLNESNKKYLEEKEKNLRSQAIQEILTTEVTYLRQLEILMEFFIQPMFERKLLDHVLLSTLSENIKTLYNVSGELVKELKQDPQNIAGAFHKLAPFFKLYSVYAYDFEQILSLLQSKQENNFVFKDFISKQESRPEVARKLPSLLITPIQRVPRYKLLLQEVMQHTPTKHKEYNLLQACLVEVEKAARHINGLVEEHEEAQKLLKLQKCIVNPINLVKPGRKLIKQGSLMRVSRRGNSAYRRYFILLSDTLLYCKGDPETSLTVCCVLPLNKCKVECVLGGGLFRVTCLNETLLLYSEKDDSHLWVEAVQNSIKKYAECRQTLRKDSSSRKPLRHNNLNLFPSENIPIAVGKRKRSDEETEVNLDASRIMYLKKDSEADAGAQLESNWFILLKKLKRLKNSTSTECIEPCLQNINYNVKGKENEHSIKNTTPCSSPATPSNFEQQTTSTFKSVTEFFSSIGSSLKGFFRFR, encoded by the exons ATGGATTCACCAGTATCACCACAAACACCTTTAAGTTTTGAATTAAaagcaattataaataatagaaatgtattAAGTATGAGGAGCCGCATGAGAG tacTTAATAGtttaaatgaaagtaataaaaaatatttagaagaaaaggaaaagaatttgaGATCCCAAGCTATTCAAGAGATTTTAACAACAGAAGTTACTTATTTACGACAATTAGAAATCTTAATGgag ttCTTCATACAACCCATGTTTGAGAGAAAGCTATTGGACCATGTTTTACTTTCAACattatctgaaaatataaaaacattatataacgTTAGTGGAGAATTGGTAAAGGAATTAAAACAAGATCCACAGAATATAGCGGGTGCATTTCATAAGCTTGCACCCTTCTTTAAGTTATATTCTGTTTATGCTTACGattttgaacaaattttgtCCTTACTACAG tcgAAACAAGagaataattttgtattcaaAGATTTTATTAGTAAACAAGAATCAAGGCCTGAAGTTGCTAGAAAATTGCcttcattattaattacaccAATACAAAGGGTACCTagatataaattacttttacagGAAGTCATGCAACATACTCCTACCAAACATAAAGAATACAATCTTTTGCAAG CTTGTTTAGTGGAAGTGGAAAAAGCAGCAAGACATATAAATGGATTAGTTGAGGAACATGAGGAGgcacaaaaattattaaaacttcaGAAATGTATTGTGAATCCAATTAATTTAGTAAAACCTGgtagaaaattgattaaacaaGGATCATTAATGAGAGTCTCAAGACGAGGAAATTCTGCATATAGAAGATACTTTATCCTTCTTAgtgatactttattatattgcaAGGGAGATCCAGAAACCTCATTAACTGTTTGTTGTGTTTTACCATTGAACAAATGTAAAGTAGAATGTGTTTTGGGTGGTGGACTGTTTCGTGTTACTTGTTTAAATGAGACACTCTTACTTTATTCTGAGAAGGACGATAGCCATTTATGGGTAGAAGCAGtgcaaaattctataaaaaag TATGCAGAATGTAGACAGACCTTAAGAAAAGATAGTAGTTCAAGGAAACCATTAAGGCACAATAATCTTAATTTATTTCCATCTGAAAATATACCAATTGCTGTTGGTAAAAGAAAAAGATCAGATGAAGAAACTGAG gttaatttgGATGCATCAAGAATTATGTATCTCAAAAAGGATAGCGAAGCAGATGCAGGTGCACAATTAGAAAGTAATTGGTTCATActactaaaaaaattaaaaaggttAAAAAATAGTACTAGCACAGAATGTATTGAACCCTGTttgcaaaatattaattat aatgttaagggaaaagaaaatgaaCATTCCATAAAAAATACCACGCCATGTTCATCTCCTGCTACACCTTCAAATTTTGAACAGCAAACTACATCAACATTTAAATCTGTTACTGAATTCTTTTCATCTATTGGATCTTCATTAAAAGGATTTTTTAGATTTAGATAA
- the LOC116428994 gene encoding uncharacterized protein LOC116428994 yields MVFTSIFPALGLLAVILIAFCLTKLAAFLHNRHVYWKKSGVPYVQGVPFYGSAWRLVLRLETFVDHLTSIYNSHPNARYVGAMDFSIPAILIRDPELVRELGVKYFEHFPDHRSVPNEEMDPIFGKNVFSLTGDRWKEMRNTLSPFFTSSKMKFMFGLVSKCSEDFFEYLYHHPDLCSMVDAKEFLRRFTNDVIATSAFGISVNSLKDRDNEFYKAGDHITKNVATFRFFKFLMFYLFPRFCRRLGFTFFSKSTMSFLQGVIADTVKAREEQGIVRPDMIHLLLEAKGKKLSKEMTIDDIVAQAAIFFLAGYDTVSSAMSFLTYELAVNPEIQRKLREEVDRYLAEENGGISYDALAKMEYMEMVISETLRMYPVVVIIDRVCAERFDLPSAAPGYKGVTVQPGTSVWYPSYAFHHDPKYFPEPEKFIPERFNEKNKTNIVPYTYIPFGVGPRMCIGNRFALMEVKIMMVSLLRRFVIVPNEKTKPLVFKKNSFQLIPVDGIWFTLKKRDLYREEKLTNDEEYKLRNIKDFDAVTERSRSQSTLAAMEPPPSSVSFKFLVVGLIVIGLAKLLSLLYGQCTHWKRRRVPYIWSMPVFGSGWKILTRRMSIPEYLKFIYNYYPDVRYIGGMDFATPTVIIRDPELIREIGIKNFEHFPDHQSFVNEKMDPIFGKNVFSLRGDRWKKMRNTLSPSFTASKMRFIFELVCKCSEEFVGYLYEHPEFSSTVEAKDIFTRYTNDVIATVVFGISVNSLENRNNEFYEKGADATRFDGLFRLFKFLLFRMNPRLTRLAGLSFLSRDSRNFFHRVVSETVRTRDEQKIIRTDMIHLLMHARDKDTPATEQMTIDDIVAQAFIFFLAGFDTSSTLMCYVVHELAINSEIQDRLRDEIDRCMADGNGAISYEALLKMEYMEMVTMEALRKYPPVMFIDRICAQKFVLPAAGPGYSHATVSPGDMVWFPVYALHHDPKYFPEPDKFDPERFSEQNKDKIVPYSYIPFGVGPRKCIGNRFALMETKILVAHLLHRFRLKPTGKTRIPIEFSKRNFSMNPDEGFSIRLERRDV; encoded by the exons ATGGTGTTCACGTCGATCTTCCCTGCTCTCGGGCTACTGGCGGTCATCCTGATCGCCTTCTGTTTAACAAAGCTCGCCGCGTTCCTGCACAATAGGCACGTCTACTGGAAGAAATCCGGGGTACCGTACGTGCAGGGGGTTCCCTTCTATGGCAGCGCGTGGCGACTGGTCCTTCGGCTAGAAACGTTCGTGGATCACCTGACGTCCATTTACAACAGCCACCCAAACGCGAGATACGTGGGGGCGATGGACTTCAGCATCCCGGCCATTCTGATTAGGGACCCCGAACTGGTCAGGGAGCTAGGCGTGAAGTACTTCGAGCACTTCCCCGATCACCGCAGCGTCCCCAACGAAGAGATGGATCCGATCTTCGGGAAGAATGTGTTCTCGTTGACCGGTGACCGCTGGAAGGAGATGAGGAACACGCTGAGCCCGTTCTTCACGTCTAGCAAGATGAAGTTCATGTTCGGCCTGGTGTCCAAATGTTCGGAGGACTTCTTCGAGTACCTGTACCACCATCCGGACCTCTGCTCCATGGTGGACGCGAAGGAGTTCTTGAGGCGGTTCACCAACGACGTGATCGCCACGTCGGCCTTCGGCATCAGCGTGAACTCCTTGAAGGACCGGGACAACGAGTTCTACAAGGCAGGAGACCATATCACTAAGAACGTAGCTACCTTCAGATTCTTCAAGTTCCTGATGTTCTACTTGTTCCCCCGCTTCTGTAGAAGGTTGGGATTCACGTTCTTCTCGAAGTCGACGATGAGCTTCCTTCAAGGAGTCATCGCGGACACGGTGAAGGCGCGCGAGGAGCAAGGTATCGTCAGACCCGACATGATACATCTGCTGTTGGAGGCTAAAGGCAAGAAGCTGTCGAAGGAGATGACGATCGACGACATCGTCGCGCAGGCAGCTATATTCTTCTTGGCCGGCTACGACACGGTGTCTTCGGCGATGTCTTTCTTAACCTACGAGCTGGCGGTGAATCCGGAGATCCAGAGGAAGCTGCGGGAGGAAGTGGATCGCTATCTAGCCGAGGAGAACGGCGGCATCTCGTACGACGCTCTGGCCAAGATGGAGTACATGGAGATGGTGATCTCGGAGACGCTTAGGATGTATCCTGTCGTCGTGATTATCGACAGGGTCTGCGCGGAGAGGTTCGACCTGCCCTCCGCTGCGCCTGGCTACAAGGGCGTCACCGTGCAGCCGGGAACCAGTGTTTGGTACCCCTCTTACGCGTTCCACCATGATCCGAAGTACTTCCCCGAACCGGAGAAATTCATTCCGGAACGGTTCAACGAGAAGAACAAGACGAACATTGTCCCGTACACGTACATACCTTTCGGGGTTGGACCTCGAATGTGCATCGGCAATCGTTTCGCGCTGATGGAAGTGAAGATCATGATGGTCAGTCTTCTACGGAGGTTCGTCATAGTGCCCAATGAGAAGACGAAACCGCTGGTGTTCAAGAAGAATAGCTTCCAGTTGATTCCAGTGGACGGAATATGGTTCACTTTGAAGAAGAGGGATCTTTA TCGTGAAGAGAAACTGACTAACGATGAGGAATATAAATTGAGGAATATAAAGGACTTCGATGCAG TTACGGAACGTAGTCGCTCGCAGTCCACCCTCGCGGCGATGGAGCCACCTCCGTCCTCCGTTTCGTTCAAGTTCCTCGTAGTCGGCTTGATAGTCATCGGTCTAGCCAAGCTACTCTCTCTgctctacggacaatgcacccaCTGGAAGCGGCGACGGGTGCCCTACATCTGGTCGATGCCGGTCTTCGGATCCGGCTGGAAGATCCTCACCCGCAGAATGTCGATCCCGGAATACTTGAAATTCATCTACAACTACTACCCGGACGTCAGATATATCGGGGGAATGGATTTCGCGACCCCGACGGTGATCATCCGTGACCCGGAGCTGATCAGGGAGATAGGCATAAAGAATTTCGAACACTTCCCCGATCACCAGAGCTTCGTCAACGAGAAGATGGACCCGATCTTCGGGAAGAACGTCTTCTCGCTGCGCGGCGACCGCTGGAAGAAGATGAGGAACACGCTGAGCCCCTCCTTCACCGCTAGCAAAATGAGGTTCATCTTCGAACTGGTATGCAAGTGTTCCGAGGAGTTCGTGGGCTACCTGTACGAGCACCCGGAGTTCTCCAGCACGGTCGAGGCTAAGGACATATTCACCAGGTACACCAACGACGTGATAGCCACCGTGGTGTTCGGGATCAGCGTGAACTCCCTGGAGAACCGGAACAACGAATTCTACGAGAAGGGAGCGGACGCGACCAGGTTCGACGGACTGTTCCGTTTGTTCAAGTTCCTCCTGTTCCGGATGAATCCCCGCCTGACGCGTTTGGCCGGTCTATCGTTCCTCTCGCGGGACTCGAGGAACTTCTTCCACAGAGTGGTCTCGGAAACGGTGCGGACCCGAGACGAGCAGAAGATAATCAGGACGGACATGATCCACCTGCTGATGCACGCGCGGGACAAAGACACGCCGGCCACGGAGCAGATGACGATCGACGACATCGTCGCGCAGGCGTTCATCTTCTTCCTGGCGGGCTTTGACACGTCCTCGACGCTGATGTGCTACGTCGTCCACGAGCTGGCGATCAATTCGGAGATCCAGGACAGGTTGCGCGACGAGATCGACCGCTGCATGGCCGACGGGAACGGCGCGATCTCGTACGAGGCGCTGCTCAAGATGGAGTACATGGAGATGGTCACGATGGAGGCGTTGAGGAAGTATCCCCCGGTGATGTTCATCGACCGAATATGCGCGCAGAAGTTCGTGCTGCCGGCGGCCGGGCCCGGTTACAGCCACGCGACCGTCAGTCCGGGCGACATGGTTTGGTTCCCTGTTTACGCGCTCCATCACGACCCGAAGTACTTCCCCGAGCCGGACAAGTTCGATCCGGAGCGATTCAGCGAGCAGAACAAGGACAAGATCGTCCCGTACAGCTATATACCGTTCGGAGTCGGCCCGCGGAAATGCATCGGCAATCGTTTCGCTTTGATGGAGACGAAGATTCTCGTCGCCCATCTGTTGCACAGGTTTCGCCTGAAACCAACCGGAAAGACGAGGATACCGATCGAATTCAGCAAGAGGAACTTCTCGATGAATCCCGACGAGGGGTTCTCGATCCGTTTGGAGAGGCGGGACGTTTAG